Proteins encoded by one window of Lathyrus oleraceus cultivar Zhongwan6 chromosome 1, CAAS_Psat_ZW6_1.0, whole genome shotgun sequence:
- the LOC127085297 gene encoding uncharacterized protein LOC127085297 — protein sequence MSAFEGRPLVEAVEHNVEDFNDHQEATGCGYGCFRVLGLRWGQGNDEGKGLLEQREDSWWGCKLRKIKEVSEVIAGPKWKTFIRKISVYGKKQQKVRFQYDEHSYALNFSSGAQSEDGDLPHSFSARFSAPFPSGRRQNEL from the coding sequence ATGTCTGCTTTTGAGGGACGGCCATTGGTTGAGGCTGTGGAACACAACGTAGAAGATTTCAATGATCACCAAGAGGCTACTGGATGTGGGTATGGATGCTTTCGTGTATTAGGGTTGAGATGGGGTCAAGGCAATGATGAAGGTAAAGGTCTACTGGAGCAAAGGGAAGATTCTTGGTGGGGTTGCAAGTTGAGGAAGATAAAGGAGGTTTCAGAAGTGATTGCAGGTCCTAAGTGGAAGACATTCATTAGAAAGATTAGCGTGTATGGCAAGAAGCAGCAGAAGGTTAGGTTCCAATATGATGAACACAGCTATGCCCTCAATTTCAGTAGCGGGGCTCAGAGTGAAGATGGTGACTTACCGCACAGTTTCTCAGCTAGGTTTAGTGCTCCGTTTCCTTCTGGACGTCGGCAGAATGAACTCTGA
- the LOC127085133 gene encoding uncharacterized protein LOC127085133 isoform X2 has protein sequence MAFDQNSSPRDMRLPPPPNVVRSEEPHVLPVSTAAVRDNGAVPVYYPDGGLAGVGYGNVASGATASTTWCIRPGVPHPHPHPALNPTVGFSFPSRVAGGNAVDLSGSFVAAANGYPLNLGNWVTGNALDNNNNIQSNSRVIANGGDRAGGVGLIGSRSNPPASQGVDENGGDDSVSGRKMKFMCSYGGKILPRPSDGMLRYVGGQTRIISVKRDVSFNDLAQKMVNTFGQPVVIKYQLPGEDLDALVSVSCADDLDNMMEEYERLIERSSDGSPKLRVFLFSASEFDPSGVLQFVNLHDGGQKYVEAVNGIADRISAKLTRKGSITSAGSTQNSDLGGIEAPDGTNAAQVDVNGPPMSSTLSPDASVAASYDVTTSNVMVSEPVESICSDISAVSLGIPVVANSGPTPTLPFQNEVEVEKSPPTTLSQQQFGSQQSGMEIQPSVPMQAFVDPRQELLNHVDYVQMPAHMGFPSSQLMGRPGTIYSQHHFHDHTAGYVSQQVIPAVQMTMAQPSSHAGIRPCVIQPRPVMQGQPNGFEQFYDENTSGLRMHHQLVAEQSYKAYPHQVPFGGNYGWVQVSPSEHVIFHDGLLPQQPVVVPQRMEDCYMCQKKLPHAHSDPVVQDQRSSCAGLIPDSMASYNSLPVEDTLRPQPTNRVLVTAPVKEGNVNVEQAVGTRPRVIIPCSDTSGLSVEAEGERNFRVDRPDNPRNAAVIPEIVGRTGEKQLPQDGLTGTAPLSYLDDFARQHMVPVENWAKEDVVVNKPVNEIPLVGGTSVETSETMVQESSTQYTNELASTISKADAVENWIAHDLLKHIDGRMDNLKISNPETFVNNDNFDYNTQHALEKKDLVLDNNTGRSKLIADGNQIKMMDTLPNSNVEISYGNNSRQVEYNEAAHPPVWGIPGVNPQSKNGIHQKDEAVLSSISQSVGFGHVQDSSNSLFSNQDPWNLHGTYFPPHRPDKVTSKKETYSFIDQFGENSGNGGEHKFDAQLDDGLYQTFKQNLTLEEARYAKEEQQLQAVAESLAASVLHSSTSNPDLHARDVSHHEDTEDGDVRNNILNIQCKEKTQDDKSKLSEKANFGFPASDVGALQIIKNSDLEELVELGSGTFGTVYHGKWRGTDVAIKRINDRCFAGKPSEQERLRADFWNEAIKLADLHHPNVVAFYGVVLDGPGGSVATVTEYMVNGSLRNAFEKNGRNVDKRKRLMIAMDVAFGMEYLHGKNIVHFDLKSDNLLVNLRDPHRPICKVGDLGLSKVKCQTLISGGVRGTLPWMAPELLNGSSSLVSEKVDVFSFGIVMWELLTGEEPYADLHYGAIIGGIVNNTLRPLVPESCDPEWRVVMERCWSSEPSERPSFTEIANDLRFMAAKISPKGQNQQQQPASSQNQVQK, from the exons ATGGCGTTTGATCAAAACTCAAGTCCCAGAGATATGCGACTACCACCGCCGCCGAATGTGGTCCGGTCGGAGGAGCCACATGTATTGCCAGTTAGTACGGCGGCTGTTAGGGACAATGGTGCTGTTCCGGTTTATTATCCTGATGGTGGGTTGGCTGGAGTGGGATATGGAAATGTGGCTTCTGGTGCTACTGCTTCTACCACCTGGTGCATTCGCCCTGGTGTTCCCCATCCTCATCCTCATCCGGCTTTGAACCCTACTGTAGGGTTTAGTTTTCCCAGTCGTGTTGCTGGTGGCAATGCTGTTGATCTTTCGGGTAGTTTTGTTGCAGCTGCTAATGGATATCCTTTGAATTTGGGTAATTGGGTTACGGGTAATGCTCtggataataataataacattCAGTCCAATAGCAGAGTAATTGCCAATGGCGGTGATCGTGCTGGTGGTGTTGGATTGATTGGGTCTCGTTCCAATCCCCCTGCTAGCCAGGGGGTTGATGAAAACGGCGGGGATGATTCGGTTTCGGGGCGCAAAATGAAATTTATGTGCAGTTATGGTGGGAAGATTTTGCCTAGACCTAGTGATGGAATGTTGAGGTATGTTGGTGGGCAGACTAGGATAATAAGTGTTAAGAGAGATGTGAGTTTTAATGATTTGGCACAAAAGATGGTTAATACTTTTGGGCAACCTGTTGTTATCAAATATCAGCTTCCTGGTGAGGATCTTGATGCACTGGTCTCGGTTTCCTGTGCCGATGATCTGGATAATATGATGGAAGAGTATGAAAGGTTGATTGAGAGGTCTTCAGATGGTTCTCCGAAGTTAAGGGTCTTTCTTTTTTCTGCTTCAGAATTTGATCCTTCTGGTGTGTTGCAGTTTGTAAATTTACATGATGGTGGGCAGAAATATGTTGAAGCTGTGAATGGAATTGCTGACAGGATTAGTGCCAAACTCACAAGGAAAGGGAGTATTACAAGTGCAGGTTCTACTCAAAATTCTGATTTGGGTGGGATAGAGGCCCCTGATGGCACAAATGCTGCTCAAGTAGATGTTAATGGCCCTCCTATGTCCAGCACTTTATCACCCGATGCAAGTGTTGCTGCATCTTATGACGTTACTACTTCAAATGTTATGGTTTCTGAGCCTGTTGAATCAATATGCTCAGATATTTCTGCTGTTTCATTGGGCATACCTGTGGTGGCTAATTCAGGTCCAACTCCCACTCTACCTTTCCAGAATGAGGTTGAAGTAGAAAAGTCTCCGCCCACTACTTTGTCCCAGCAGCAATTTGGGTCGCAGCAGTCTGGAATGGAAATCCAGCCATCTGTGCCTATGCAGGCTTTCGTTGATCCTCGACAGGAACTTCTGAACCATGTAGATTATGTCCAGATGCCTGCCCATATGGGATTCCCAAGTTCCCAGCTTATGGGTAGGCCTGGAACTATCTACTCTCAGCATCATTTTCATGATCATACTGCTGGTTATGTATCCCAACAGGTAATCCCTGCAGTGCAGATGACAATGGCTCAGCCATCTTCTCATGCTGGTATAAGACCATGTGTTATTCAACCACGACCAGTCATGCAAGGACAACCAAATGGTTTTGAGCAGTTTTATGATGAAAATACTTCAGGGCTAAGGATGCACCACCAGCTTGTTGCTGAGCAAAGTTACAAAGCATATCCACATCAAGTCCCTTTCGGAGGTAATTATGGCTGGGTTCAGGTTTCTCCATCGGAGCATGTTATTTTTCACGATGGATTGTTACCTCAACAACCGGTAGTGGTCCCTCAAAGAATGGAGGACTGTTATATGTGTCAGAAAAAACTACCTCATGCACATTCAGATCCCGTGGTACAGGATCAGCGTAGTAGCTGTGCAGGTTTAATTCCTGATTCAATGGCAAGCTACAATAGCCTCCCAGTTGAGGATACTTTAAGACCTCAACCAACAAATAGGGTTTTGGTGACTGCACCAGTGAAGGAAGGCAATGTTAATGTTGAACAAGCAGTTGGGACTAGACCCAGGGTCATCATACCGTGCAGTGACACAAGTGGTCTTTCTGTGGAGGCTGAAGGTGAGAGAAACTTTAGAGTGGATAGGCCTGATAATCCCAGAAATGCAGCAGTTATCCCGGAAATAGTGGGAAGAACAGGTGAAAAACAGTTGCCACAGGATGGCCTGACAGGAACAGCGCCACTGTCCTATCTAGATGATTTTGCTCGCCAGCACATGGTGCCAGTTGAAAACTGGGCCAAAGAGGACGTGGTTGTGAATAAGCCTGTTAACGAAATACCTTTAGTTGGTGGCACATCTGTTGAAACTTCTGAGACTATGGTTCAAGAATCATCAACACAATATACTAATGAGCTTGCTAGTACAATTTCAAAAGCAGATGCAGTGGAGAATTGGATTGCACATGACCTGCTCAAACATATTGATGGAAGAATGGACAACCTCAAGATAAGCAACCCTGAAACTTTTGTAAATAATGATAATTTTGATTACAATACTCAACATGCTTTAGAGAAAAAAGATTTGGTTTTGGATAACAACACTGGCAGGTCAAAATTGATTGCTGATGGAAATCAAATTAAGATGATGGATACTCTTCCTAACTCCAATGTAGAAATTTCATATGGTAATAATTCTAGGCAAGTTGAGTACAATGAGGCCGCACACCCGCCAGTTTGGGGCATTCCTGGAGTAAATCCTCAATCTAAGAATGGAATCCATCAGAAGGACGAAGCAGTGTTATCTTCAATTTCGCAATCTGTTGGGTTTGGACATGTGCAGGATTCTTCAAACTCACTATTTAGCAATCAAGATCCCTGGAATCTACACGGCACCTACTTTCCACCACATAGACCTGACAAAGTCACGTCAAAAAAAGAAACCTATTCTTTTATTGACCAGTTTGGGGAGAATTCAGGCAACGGTGGGGAACATAAGTTTGATGCTCAATTGGATGATGGTCTCTATCAGACATTCAAACAAAATTTAACATTAGAAGAAGCTCGATATGCCAAGG AAGAGCAACAACTTCAAGCTGTTGCTGAAAGTTTAGCTGCATCCGTTCTGCATTCTAGCACTTCAAATCCTGACTTACATGCCCGAGATGTATCCCATCATGAAGACACTGAGGATGGAGATGTTCGAAATAATATACTAAATATACAGTGTAAAGAAAAAACTCAG GATGACAAAAGCAAGCTCTCAGAGAAGGCAAATTTTGGCTTTCCAGCATCAGATGTTGGAGCGTTACAG ATTATAAAGAATAGTGACCTTGAAGAGCTAGTAGAATTGGGATCTGGGACCTTCGGGACTGTGTATCATGGAAAATGGAGAGGTACTGATGTTGCAATAAAGCGGATTAATGATAGGTGTTTTGCTGGAAAGCCTTCAGAGCAAGAACGCTTG AGAGCTGATTTTTGGAATGAGGCAATCAAGCTAGCTGACTTACACCACCCAAATGTGGTAGCTTTCTATGGTGTTGTTCTTGATGGCCCAGGAGGTTCTGTGGCAACAGTAACAGAGTATATGGTTAATGGTTCTCTAAGAAATGCCTTCGAGAAGAATGGAAG GAATGTTGACAAGCGCAAGCGTCTTATGATTGCAATGGATGTGGCCTTTGGTATGGAGTACCTCCATGGAAAAAACATAGTACACTTTGACTTGAAAAGTGACAACTTGCTTGTGAATCTTCGTGATCCACATCGCCCAATATGCAAG GTTGGGGACTTGGGCCTGTCCAAAGTAAAATGCCAGACTCTAATATCCGGTGGTGTTAGAGGAACCCTACCTTGGATGGCACCTGAACTGCTGAATGGGAGTAGTAGCCTTGTTTCAGAAAAG GTTGATGTGTTCTCATTTGGTATTGTCATGTGGGAACTGCTCACTGGAGAAGAGCCGTATGCTGATTTGCACTATGGGGCAATCATAG GTGGCATTGTGAACAACACTTTGCGGCCTCTAGTTCCAGAATCTTGTGATCCAGAATGGAGAGTGGTGATGGAGAGGTGCTGGTCTTCAGAACCATCAGAAAGACCTTCATTTACAGAGATTGCCAATGATTTACGTTTCATGGCTGCCAAGATCTCTCCCAAAGGACAAAATCAACAACAGCAACCTGCTTCATCTCAGAATCAAGTGCAGAAGTAA
- the LOC127085133 gene encoding uncharacterized protein LOC127085133 isoform X1, translated as MAFDQNSSPRDMRLPPPPNVVRSEEPHVLPVSTAAVRDNGAVPVYYPDGGLAGVGYGNVASGATASTTWCIRPGVPHPHPHPALNPTVGFSFPSRVAGGNAVDLSGSFVAAANGYPLNLGNWVTGNALDNNNNIQSNSRVIANGGDRAGGVGLIGSRSNPPASQGVDENGGDDSVSGRKMKFMCSYGGKILPRPSDGMLRYVGGQTRIISVKRDVSFNDLAQKMVNTFGQPVVIKYQLPGEDLDALVSVSCADDLDNMMEEYERLIERSSDGSPKLRVFLFSASEFDPSGVLQFVNLHDGGQKYVEAVNGIADRISAKLTRKGSITSAGSTQNSDLGGIEAPDGTNAAQVDVNGPPMSSTLSPDASVAASYDVTTSNVMVSEPVESICSDISAVSLGIPVVANSGPTPTLPFQNEVEVEKSPPTTLSQQQFGSQQSGMEIQPSVPMQAFVDPRQELLNHVDYVQMPAHMGFPSSQLMGRPGTIYSQHHFHDHTAGYVSQQVIPAVQMTMAQPSSHAGIRPCVIQPRPVMQGQPNGFEQFYDENTSGLRMHHQLVAEQSYKAYPHQVPFGGNYGWVQVSPSEHVIFHDGLLPQQPVVVPQRMEDCYMCQKKLPHAHSDPVVQDQRSSCAGLIPDSMASYNSLPVEDTLRPQPTNRVLVTAPVKEGNVNVEQAVGTRPRVIIPCSDTSGLSVEAEGERNFRVDRPDNPRNAAVIPEIVGRTGEKQLPQDGLTGTAPLSYLDDFARQHMVPVENWAKEDVVVNKPVNEIPLVGGTSVETSETMVQESSTQYTNELASTISKADAVENWIAHDLLKHIDGRMDNLKISNPETFVNNDNFDYNTQHALEKKDLVLDNNTGRSKLIADGNQIKMMDTLPNSNVEISYGNNSRQVEYNEAAHPPVWGIPGVNPQSKNGIHQKDEAVLSSISQSVGFGHVQDSSNSLFSNQDPWNLHGTYFPPHRPDKVTSKKETYSFIDQFGENSGNGGEHKFDAQLDDGLYQTFKQNLTLEEARYAKEEQQLQAVAESLAASVLHSSTSNPDLHARDVSHHEDTEDGDVRNNILNIQCKEKTQDDKSKLSEKANFGFPASDVGALQIIKNSDLEELVELGSGTFGTVYHGKWRGTDVAIKRINDRCFAGKPSEQERLQRADFWNEAIKLADLHHPNVVAFYGVVLDGPGGSVATVTEYMVNGSLRNAFEKNGRNVDKRKRLMIAMDVAFGMEYLHGKNIVHFDLKSDNLLVNLRDPHRPICKVGDLGLSKVKCQTLISGGVRGTLPWMAPELLNGSSSLVSEKVDVFSFGIVMWELLTGEEPYADLHYGAIIGGIVNNTLRPLVPESCDPEWRVVMERCWSSEPSERPSFTEIANDLRFMAAKISPKGQNQQQQPASSQNQVQK; from the exons ATGGCGTTTGATCAAAACTCAAGTCCCAGAGATATGCGACTACCACCGCCGCCGAATGTGGTCCGGTCGGAGGAGCCACATGTATTGCCAGTTAGTACGGCGGCTGTTAGGGACAATGGTGCTGTTCCGGTTTATTATCCTGATGGTGGGTTGGCTGGAGTGGGATATGGAAATGTGGCTTCTGGTGCTACTGCTTCTACCACCTGGTGCATTCGCCCTGGTGTTCCCCATCCTCATCCTCATCCGGCTTTGAACCCTACTGTAGGGTTTAGTTTTCCCAGTCGTGTTGCTGGTGGCAATGCTGTTGATCTTTCGGGTAGTTTTGTTGCAGCTGCTAATGGATATCCTTTGAATTTGGGTAATTGGGTTACGGGTAATGCTCtggataataataataacattCAGTCCAATAGCAGAGTAATTGCCAATGGCGGTGATCGTGCTGGTGGTGTTGGATTGATTGGGTCTCGTTCCAATCCCCCTGCTAGCCAGGGGGTTGATGAAAACGGCGGGGATGATTCGGTTTCGGGGCGCAAAATGAAATTTATGTGCAGTTATGGTGGGAAGATTTTGCCTAGACCTAGTGATGGAATGTTGAGGTATGTTGGTGGGCAGACTAGGATAATAAGTGTTAAGAGAGATGTGAGTTTTAATGATTTGGCACAAAAGATGGTTAATACTTTTGGGCAACCTGTTGTTATCAAATATCAGCTTCCTGGTGAGGATCTTGATGCACTGGTCTCGGTTTCCTGTGCCGATGATCTGGATAATATGATGGAAGAGTATGAAAGGTTGATTGAGAGGTCTTCAGATGGTTCTCCGAAGTTAAGGGTCTTTCTTTTTTCTGCTTCAGAATTTGATCCTTCTGGTGTGTTGCAGTTTGTAAATTTACATGATGGTGGGCAGAAATATGTTGAAGCTGTGAATGGAATTGCTGACAGGATTAGTGCCAAACTCACAAGGAAAGGGAGTATTACAAGTGCAGGTTCTACTCAAAATTCTGATTTGGGTGGGATAGAGGCCCCTGATGGCACAAATGCTGCTCAAGTAGATGTTAATGGCCCTCCTATGTCCAGCACTTTATCACCCGATGCAAGTGTTGCTGCATCTTATGACGTTACTACTTCAAATGTTATGGTTTCTGAGCCTGTTGAATCAATATGCTCAGATATTTCTGCTGTTTCATTGGGCATACCTGTGGTGGCTAATTCAGGTCCAACTCCCACTCTACCTTTCCAGAATGAGGTTGAAGTAGAAAAGTCTCCGCCCACTACTTTGTCCCAGCAGCAATTTGGGTCGCAGCAGTCTGGAATGGAAATCCAGCCATCTGTGCCTATGCAGGCTTTCGTTGATCCTCGACAGGAACTTCTGAACCATGTAGATTATGTCCAGATGCCTGCCCATATGGGATTCCCAAGTTCCCAGCTTATGGGTAGGCCTGGAACTATCTACTCTCAGCATCATTTTCATGATCATACTGCTGGTTATGTATCCCAACAGGTAATCCCTGCAGTGCAGATGACAATGGCTCAGCCATCTTCTCATGCTGGTATAAGACCATGTGTTATTCAACCACGACCAGTCATGCAAGGACAACCAAATGGTTTTGAGCAGTTTTATGATGAAAATACTTCAGGGCTAAGGATGCACCACCAGCTTGTTGCTGAGCAAAGTTACAAAGCATATCCACATCAAGTCCCTTTCGGAGGTAATTATGGCTGGGTTCAGGTTTCTCCATCGGAGCATGTTATTTTTCACGATGGATTGTTACCTCAACAACCGGTAGTGGTCCCTCAAAGAATGGAGGACTGTTATATGTGTCAGAAAAAACTACCTCATGCACATTCAGATCCCGTGGTACAGGATCAGCGTAGTAGCTGTGCAGGTTTAATTCCTGATTCAATGGCAAGCTACAATAGCCTCCCAGTTGAGGATACTTTAAGACCTCAACCAACAAATAGGGTTTTGGTGACTGCACCAGTGAAGGAAGGCAATGTTAATGTTGAACAAGCAGTTGGGACTAGACCCAGGGTCATCATACCGTGCAGTGACACAAGTGGTCTTTCTGTGGAGGCTGAAGGTGAGAGAAACTTTAGAGTGGATAGGCCTGATAATCCCAGAAATGCAGCAGTTATCCCGGAAATAGTGGGAAGAACAGGTGAAAAACAGTTGCCACAGGATGGCCTGACAGGAACAGCGCCACTGTCCTATCTAGATGATTTTGCTCGCCAGCACATGGTGCCAGTTGAAAACTGGGCCAAAGAGGACGTGGTTGTGAATAAGCCTGTTAACGAAATACCTTTAGTTGGTGGCACATCTGTTGAAACTTCTGAGACTATGGTTCAAGAATCATCAACACAATATACTAATGAGCTTGCTAGTACAATTTCAAAAGCAGATGCAGTGGAGAATTGGATTGCACATGACCTGCTCAAACATATTGATGGAAGAATGGACAACCTCAAGATAAGCAACCCTGAAACTTTTGTAAATAATGATAATTTTGATTACAATACTCAACATGCTTTAGAGAAAAAAGATTTGGTTTTGGATAACAACACTGGCAGGTCAAAATTGATTGCTGATGGAAATCAAATTAAGATGATGGATACTCTTCCTAACTCCAATGTAGAAATTTCATATGGTAATAATTCTAGGCAAGTTGAGTACAATGAGGCCGCACACCCGCCAGTTTGGGGCATTCCTGGAGTAAATCCTCAATCTAAGAATGGAATCCATCAGAAGGACGAAGCAGTGTTATCTTCAATTTCGCAATCTGTTGGGTTTGGACATGTGCAGGATTCTTCAAACTCACTATTTAGCAATCAAGATCCCTGGAATCTACACGGCACCTACTTTCCACCACATAGACCTGACAAAGTCACGTCAAAAAAAGAAACCTATTCTTTTATTGACCAGTTTGGGGAGAATTCAGGCAACGGTGGGGAACATAAGTTTGATGCTCAATTGGATGATGGTCTCTATCAGACATTCAAACAAAATTTAACATTAGAAGAAGCTCGATATGCCAAGG AAGAGCAACAACTTCAAGCTGTTGCTGAAAGTTTAGCTGCATCCGTTCTGCATTCTAGCACTTCAAATCCTGACTTACATGCCCGAGATGTATCCCATCATGAAGACACTGAGGATGGAGATGTTCGAAATAATATACTAAATATACAGTGTAAAGAAAAAACTCAG GATGACAAAAGCAAGCTCTCAGAGAAGGCAAATTTTGGCTTTCCAGCATCAGATGTTGGAGCGTTACAG ATTATAAAGAATAGTGACCTTGAAGAGCTAGTAGAATTGGGATCTGGGACCTTCGGGACTGTGTATCATGGAAAATGGAGAGGTACTGATGTTGCAATAAAGCGGATTAATGATAGGTGTTTTGCTGGAAAGCCTTCAGAGCAAGAACGCTTG CAGAGAGCTGATTTTTGGAATGAGGCAATCAAGCTAGCTGACTTACACCACCCAAATGTGGTAGCTTTCTATGGTGTTGTTCTTGATGGCCCAGGAGGTTCTGTGGCAACAGTAACAGAGTATATGGTTAATGGTTCTCTAAGAAATGCCTTCGAGAAGAATGGAAG GAATGTTGACAAGCGCAAGCGTCTTATGATTGCAATGGATGTGGCCTTTGGTATGGAGTACCTCCATGGAAAAAACATAGTACACTTTGACTTGAAAAGTGACAACTTGCTTGTGAATCTTCGTGATCCACATCGCCCAATATGCAAG GTTGGGGACTTGGGCCTGTCCAAAGTAAAATGCCAGACTCTAATATCCGGTGGTGTTAGAGGAACCCTACCTTGGATGGCACCTGAACTGCTGAATGGGAGTAGTAGCCTTGTTTCAGAAAAG GTTGATGTGTTCTCATTTGGTATTGTCATGTGGGAACTGCTCACTGGAGAAGAGCCGTATGCTGATTTGCACTATGGGGCAATCATAG GTGGCATTGTGAACAACACTTTGCGGCCTCTAGTTCCAGAATCTTGTGATCCAGAATGGAGAGTGGTGATGGAGAGGTGCTGGTCTTCAGAACCATCAGAAAGACCTTCATTTACAGAGATTGCCAATGATTTACGTTTCATGGCTGCCAAGATCTCTCCCAAAGGACAAAATCAACAACAGCAACCTGCTTCATCTCAGAATCAAGTGCAGAAGTAA